A window of uncultured Litoreibacter sp. contains these coding sequences:
- a CDS encoding Gfo/Idh/MocA family oxidoreductase produces MERIRLGMVGGGNDAFIGGVHRIASRIDDRYELVAGALSSTPEKSQASGEALGLPRIYGDFKAMAIREARLKNGIEAVAIVTPNHVHYAAAREFLKRGIHVICDKPLTSTLADAKKLVKAAEASDALFILTHNYTGYPMVRQAREMVAGGAIGKVRVVQVEYPQDWLTQHEDFKQAEWRTDPARSGAGGSTGDIGTHAHNLARFVTGLEVESLAADLDAFVPGRQVDDNGHVMLRFGGGAKGMLWCSQVAPGNENALRIRVYGDKGGLEWAQEDPNYLWHTPFGEPKRLITRNGAGAGTSAARMSRIPPGHPEGYLEAFANIYSEAAEAIVAHRNGKTPTGEVTYPTIDDGLRGVQFIDACVRSSARNAAWVKL; encoded by the coding sequence ATGGAACGCATCAGACTTGGCATGGTCGGCGGCGGTAATGACGCCTTCATCGGCGGTGTCCACCGCATCGCGTCACGTATCGACGACCGGTATGAGCTGGTCGCAGGGGCCCTCAGTTCAACCCCCGAGAAGTCGCAAGCATCCGGCGAGGCGCTGGGGTTGCCACGCATCTACGGTGACTTCAAAGCCATGGCGATCCGGGAAGCGCGACTGAAGAACGGGATCGAAGCCGTGGCCATCGTCACCCCCAACCACGTGCATTATGCAGCCGCGCGGGAGTTTTTGAAACGCGGCATCCACGTGATCTGCGACAAGCCGCTGACCTCCACACTGGCCGATGCCAAGAAGCTGGTGAAAGCGGCGGAGGCATCTGATGCGCTGTTCATCCTGACCCACAATTACACCGGCTACCCCATGGTCCGGCAAGCGCGGGAGATGGTCGCGGGTGGGGCGATCGGCAAGGTTCGGGTGGTGCAGGTCGAATACCCGCAGGATTGGCTGACCCAGCATGAGGATTTCAAACAAGCCGAATGGCGCACTGATCCAGCGCGGTCTGGGGCTGGCGGGTCCACCGGTGATATCGGTACCCATGCCCATAATTTGGCGCGGTTTGTCACGGGGCTGGAGGTTGAAAGCCTTGCTGCCGACCTCGACGCATTTGTGCCGGGTCGTCAGGTGGACGACAATGGCCACGTCATGTTGCGCTTTGGGGGCGGGGCGAAGGGCATGCTTTGGTGCTCTCAAGTGGCTCCAGGCAATGAGAACGCGCTGCGCATCCGGGTCTATGGTGACAAAGGTGGCCTTGAATGGGCGCAGGAGGACCCGAACTACCTCTGGCATACGCCCTTTGGCGAACCGAAGCGGTTGATCACCCGAAACGGGGCGGGTGCGGGGACCTCAGCCGCCCGGATGAGCCGCATCCCACCGGGCCACCCCGAAGGCTATTTGGAAGCCTTCGCCAACATCTACTCCGAAGCGGCGGAGGCTATCGTGGCGCACAGGAACGGCAAGACCCCAACAGGTGAGGTCACATACCCGACAATCGACGACGGTTTGCGCGGGGTGCAATTCATCGACGCCTGCGTGCGGTCATCCGCGCGCAACGCGGCTTGGGTGAAGCTCTAG
- a CDS encoding sugar phosphate isomerase/epimerase, with product MKTIKGPALFLAQFAGDEAPFNSWDAITKWAADCGYKGVQVPSWDARLFDLAKAADSKDYCDEFKGQAVENGVEVTELSTHLQGQLVAVHPAYDAAFDGFADPSVHGNPKARQEWAVDQVMKAISASANMGIKNHVSFSGALAWPYIYPWPQRPAGLVETAFDELAKRWRPILDHADEHDVNICYEIHPGEDLHDGVTFEMFLERVDNHARCNMLYDPSHYVLQCLDYLDNIDIYKDRIKMFHVKDAEFNPTGRQGVYSGYQPWVDRAGRFRSLGDGQVDFAAIFSKMAANDFDGWAVVEWECCLKHPEDGAREGAQFVKDHIIRVTERAFDDFADGGTDEAANRKMLGIG from the coding sequence ATGAAAACGATCAAAGGCCCGGCGCTCTTTCTGGCGCAGTTCGCAGGCGACGAGGCGCCGTTCAATTCATGGGATGCTATCACCAAATGGGCGGCCGATTGCGGCTACAAGGGCGTGCAGGTCCCCAGCTGGGACGCGCGGCTGTTTGATCTGGCCAAGGCGGCTGACAGCAAAGACTATTGCGACGAGTTTAAAGGGCAAGCAGTTGAGAATGGCGTGGAGGTGACCGAGCTTTCCACCCACCTGCAAGGCCAGCTGGTCGCGGTGCATCCGGCATATGACGCGGCCTTTGACGGCTTCGCCGACCCATCCGTGCATGGCAATCCGAAGGCGCGCCAGGAATGGGCGGTCGATCAGGTGATGAAGGCAATATCGGCGTCGGCCAATATGGGCATCAAGAACCATGTGTCCTTCTCTGGTGCATTGGCATGGCCATACATCTATCCATGGCCGCAACGCCCCGCCGGGTTGGTGGAAACGGCATTCGATGAGCTGGCCAAACGGTGGCGGCCCATTCTGGATCATGCTGACGAACATGACGTCAACATTTGCTACGAAATTCACCCCGGCGAGGACCTGCATGACGGCGTCACGTTCGAGATGTTTCTGGAGCGGGTGGACAACCATGCCCGCTGCAACATGCTGTATGATCCCAGCCACTACGTGCTGCAATGTCTCGACTATCTAGACAACATCGACATCTACAAAGACCGGATCAAGATGTTCCACGTCAAGGATGCGGAATTCAATCCGACCGGCCGCCAAGGCGTATATTCCGGCTACCAGCCGTGGGTCGACCGGGCTGGGCGGTTCCGCTCGCTTGGCGATGGACAGGTCGATTTTGCAGCCATTTTTTCAAAGATGGCGGCCAACGACTTTGACGGCTGGGCCGTGGTCGAATGGGAATGCTGCCTGAAACATCCGGAGGACGGGGCACGCGAAGGCGCGCAGTTTGTCAAAGACCACATCATCCGGGTCACAGAGCGCGCCTTTGACGATTTCGCCGACGGAGGAACGGATGAGGCGGCAAACCGCAAAATGCTGGGGATCGGATAA
- a CDS encoding SDR family oxidoreductase translates to MSELFSLKGRRALITGSSQGIGFALAKGLIDAGASVVLNGRNTDKLAAAAAAIGGDTKTLAFDATDHDAVRKAVDGFEAEHGAIDILVNNAGMQHRTELENFPADAFEKILQTNVASVFHVGQAVARHMIGRGAGKIINIASVQTALARPGIAPYTATKGAVGNLTKGMATDWAKHGLQCNAIAPGYFDTPLNAALVADPDFSAWLEKRTPAGRWGNVDELVGACVFLSSNASSFVNGHVLYVDGGITASL, encoded by the coding sequence ATGTCAGAACTATTCTCCCTGAAGGGGCGTCGCGCGCTCATAACCGGGTCGTCGCAGGGGATCGGTTTTGCCTTGGCAAAAGGCCTGATCGATGCCGGGGCCAGCGTCGTTTTGAACGGGCGCAACACCGACAAGCTTGCGGCTGCAGCCGCCGCAATCGGAGGAGATACAAAGACCCTCGCCTTTGATGCCACCGACCATGATGCGGTGCGAAAGGCCGTTGACGGGTTCGAAGCCGAACATGGCGCCATCGACATATTGGTGAACAATGCGGGCATGCAGCACCGCACCGAGCTGGAAAACTTCCCGGCAGACGCGTTCGAAAAAATCCTTCAGACCAACGTGGCCAGTGTGTTCCATGTAGGGCAAGCCGTTGCGCGCCACATGATTGGTCGTGGCGCAGGCAAGATTATCAACATAGCATCCGTTCAAACCGCGCTCGCCCGCCCCGGCATTGCGCCCTACACGGCGACAAAAGGCGCTGTTGGCAATCTGACCAAGGGTATGGCGACGGACTGGGCCAAGCACGGGTTGCAATGCAACGCAATTGCGCCGGGCTATTTCGACACACCACTCAACGCAGCACTTGTAGCGGATCCAGACTTCTCAGCGTGGCTTGAGAAACGGACCCCGGCCGGCCGGTGGGGAAATGTTGATGAGCTGGTCGGGGCATGCGTGTTCCTGTCATCCAACGCATCGAGCTTTGTAAATGGCCATGTGCTCTACGTGGATGGCGGTATCACGGCGTCGCTGTGA
- a CDS encoding dihydroxyacetone kinase subunit DhaK, with amino-acid sequence MSQFINAKETLVTDAVDGLIETSGGALTRLDGYPHIKVVCRADWDKSKVALISGGGSGHEPAHAGFVGAGMLTAAVCGEVFASPSVDAVLAGILAVTGKAGCLLIVKNYTGDRLNFGLAAERARAFGLRVSMVIVDDDIALPHLPQARGVAGTLFVHKVSGALAESGADLDAVTKAAQATIDNMASIGTSLDTCTVPGSEKEDRIAKGKAELGLGIHGEAGVEQVAFTDARTAMDQVLEKLAPRIGKGPHVVILNNLGSTTPLEMSILAHELATSPRAVNIKHVIGPAPLMTSLDMHGFSVSILPVGSDNIAQLEADVEPSAWPGMKAITPVTTRPLPDGLSPIKPNPSVNDKTRKVLADCCDLLISCEDDLNTLDAKSGDGDTGSTLATAARALKGRLDDLPLADATQLFRAIGIELSQTMGGSSGVILAIFFEASGDACAGGLPVSKALLAGLNRISQVGGATEGDRTMIDALGPALKAMPDGIDKAAAAARDGADATAKMTRANAGRAAYVPEENLVGFNDPGAEAVARLFEQLAR; translated from the coding sequence ATGAGCCAATTCATCAACGCCAAGGAAACCCTGGTCACTGATGCCGTGGACGGTTTGATCGAGACGTCAGGCGGGGCGCTGACGCGGTTGGACGGCTACCCCCATATCAAGGTGGTCTGCCGCGCGGATTGGGACAAATCGAAAGTGGCGCTTATCTCTGGTGGAGGATCAGGGCATGAACCGGCGCATGCAGGGTTCGTGGGCGCGGGCATGCTTACTGCCGCGGTTTGTGGCGAGGTCTTTGCGTCCCCCTCCGTCGACGCTGTGCTGGCGGGTATTCTGGCTGTGACGGGCAAGGCTGGCTGCCTGCTCATCGTCAAGAACTACACCGGTGACCGGTTGAACTTCGGGCTGGCGGCAGAACGCGCCCGCGCGTTCGGTTTGCGGGTCTCGATGGTCATTGTCGATGATGACATCGCTTTGCCGCACCTGCCGCAGGCCCGCGGTGTTGCGGGTACGTTGTTCGTCCACAAAGTATCAGGCGCGCTTGCCGAAAGTGGCGCGGACCTGGATGCAGTCACCAAGGCGGCGCAGGCCACCATCGACAATATGGCCTCTATCGGGACGTCACTGGACACGTGCACCGTGCCTGGCTCGGAAAAGGAAGATCGGATTGCCAAGGGCAAAGCGGAGCTTGGCCTTGGCATCCATGGCGAGGCCGGGGTGGAGCAGGTGGCGTTCACTGACGCCCGGACAGCAATGGATCAGGTGCTGGAAAAGCTGGCTCCCAGGATCGGCAAGGGGCCGCATGTTGTAATTTTGAATAACCTCGGGTCGACCACCCCGTTGGAAATGAGCATCCTCGCCCATGAATTGGCCACCTCGCCCCGCGCGGTGAACATCAAACATGTCATTGGCCCGGCGCCCCTGATGACCTCGCTGGATATGCACGGGTTTTCGGTCTCGATCCTGCCGGTTGGCTCCGACAACATCGCGCAGCTGGAAGCGGACGTCGAGCCCTCGGCCTGGCCTGGGATGAAGGCTATCACGCCGGTCACGACCCGGCCTCTGCCGGACGGGTTAAGCCCGATCAAACCGAACCCATCGGTGAACGATAAAACGCGCAAGGTGCTGGCCGATTGCTGCGACTTGCTGATCTCTTGTGAGGATGATCTGAACACGCTCGACGCCAAGTCAGGCGATGGGGACACCGGGTCCACATTGGCCACGGCAGCGCGCGCGCTGAAAGGGCGGTTGGACGATCTGCCCCTCGCAGACGCGACGCAGCTCTTCCGCGCCATCGGCATTGAGCTGAGCCAGACCATGGGCGGCTCGTCGGGCGTGATCCTCGCGATCTTCTTCGAGGCGTCAGGCGATGCCTGCGCCGGCGGGCTGCCAGTGTCCAAAGCGCTGCTTGCGGGGCTTAACCGTATCAGCCAGGTCGGCGGGGCGACGGAAGGTGATCGCACAATGATTGATGCCCTTGGTCCGGCCCTAAAGGCTATGCCAGACGGCATCGACAAAGCGGCAGCTGCCGCGCGTGACGGCGCTGACGCGACTGCAAAAATGACTCGTGCAAATGCAGGCCGTGCCGCATATGTCCCCGAAGAAAATCTCGTCGGGTTCAACGATCCAGGCGCGGAAGCTGTTGCGCGGCTGTTTGAACAGCTGGCGCGCTAA
- a CDS encoding L-idonate 5-dehydrogenase, which translates to MKAIVAHAAKDLRLENQPVPNLGSGQLRIRLQSGGICGSDLHYYNHGGFGAVRLKEPMVLGHEVSGIVDAIGENVTSHEVGQLVAVSPSRPCNACEYCHGGAQNHCMNMRFYGSAMPFPHIQGAFRETLIADATQCAPADGLTAGEAAMAEPLAVVLHAAKQAGDLMGKRVLVTGCGPIGLLAVIVARAAGAVEVVATDITDFTTQMARKVGADMSHNVGDDPAALEQYSADKGHFDVLFECTGVAAVVASAVPALRPRGTIVQLGLGGDMTLPVQAMTAKELVLKGSFRFHGEFFTAVKLMRGGQIDVKPLITHNTPLGDFAAAFELASDRNQAVKVQIDFTTSD; encoded by the coding sequence ATGAAAGCCATCGTCGCACATGCCGCCAAGGACCTTCGGCTTGAAAACCAGCCGGTGCCAAACCTTGGATCTGGCCAGCTACGCATCCGGCTTCAATCCGGCGGCATCTGCGGATCCGATCTGCATTACTACAACCACGGCGGGTTTGGCGCTGTCAGGTTGAAAGAACCGATGGTTCTGGGCCACGAAGTGTCGGGCATCGTTGATGCTATTGGGGAAAATGTAACCTCCCATGAGGTTGGTCAGTTGGTTGCGGTCTCCCCGTCGCGCCCGTGCAATGCCTGCGAGTATTGCCATGGCGGCGCGCAAAACCATTGCATGAACATGCGCTTCTACGGATCGGCCATGCCGTTCCCCCATATTCAGGGCGCATTCCGCGAAACGCTGATTGCCGACGCCACGCAATGCGCGCCTGCCGATGGGTTGACCGCCGGAGAAGCCGCCATGGCAGAGCCGTTGGCCGTGGTCTTGCACGCGGCCAAGCAGGCGGGCGATCTAATGGGCAAACGGGTGCTGGTAACGGGCTGCGGGCCAATTGGCCTTTTGGCCGTGATCGTCGCGCGCGCCGCTGGCGCGGTTGAGGTTGTCGCCACCGACATCACGGACTTCACCACACAAATGGCTCGTAAGGTCGGCGCGGACATGTCCCACAACGTCGGCGACGACCCCGCGGCGTTGGAGCAGTATTCAGCCGACAAAGGGCATTTCGACGTTTTGTTCGAATGCACCGGCGTGGCCGCCGTTGTCGCGTCAGCGGTCCCCGCCCTTCGGCCACGCGGCACTATCGTTCAGCTTGGCCTTGGGGGGGACATGACGTTGCCGGTGCAAGCCATGACCGCCAAGGAGCTGGTGCTGAAAGGGTCATTCCGGTTCCATGGCGAATTCTTCACCGCCGTCAAACTGATGAGAGGCGGACAAATCGATGTGAAGCCGCTGATCACGCACAACACGCCGCTGGGCGATTTTGCCGCCGCATTTGAATTGGCCTCTGACCGCAATCAGGCGGTCAAAGTACAGATCGACTTCACGACCTCCGACTAG
- a CDS encoding ABC transporter ATP-binding protein — protein sequence MAQIQIKNIRKDFGDFNAVKESSFTIEDGEFFMLLGPSGCGKTTTLRMIAGLELPTSGEIYLDGEEISQLPPSKRDIAFVFQMFALYPHMNVGKNLSYPLVSQGMPRAQVKAKVEEVATILGIQDILKRPVGGLSGGDRQRVALGRAIVRDPKAFMMDEPLGALDAEFREHMSVELRALHDRMNATTVYVTHDQLEAMQMGDKIVVMNNAVVEQFGTPQEIYDKPATMFVADFIGSPSMNFLHFEGAVSEGANTVDLNGQTHGIPKQIQGASGGLVFGVRPEHITITDSGSYRGEVLATEYLGTTQIITLDTPNGELKARIDSTQIATVGEKVGLSFDPKTVTLFDPSHGGALRSELNNEVLSHG from the coding sequence GTGGCCCAGATACAAATCAAAAATATCCGCAAGGATTTCGGCGACTTCAACGCCGTGAAAGAAAGCTCTTTCACCATCGAAGACGGCGAGTTTTTCATGCTGCTTGGCCCCTCTGGATGCGGCAAAACCACGACGTTGCGGATGATTGCAGGGCTGGAACTGCCGACCTCCGGCGAGATCTATCTCGACGGCGAAGAGATCAGCCAGCTGCCGCCCTCAAAACGCGATATTGCCTTTGTTTTTCAGATGTTTGCGCTCTACCCGCATATGAATGTGGGCAAGAATCTCAGCTATCCTTTGGTCAGCCAAGGCATGCCCCGCGCGCAGGTCAAAGCGAAGGTGGAAGAGGTCGCGACCATCCTCGGCATCCAGGACATCCTGAAACGTCCCGTCGGCGGGTTGTCAGGCGGCGACCGTCAACGCGTTGCCCTTGGCCGCGCCATCGTCCGAGACCCCAAAGCTTTCATGATGGACGAACCGCTGGGGGCCTTGGATGCCGAGTTCCGCGAACACATGTCCGTGGAACTCCGCGCGCTGCATGATCGCATGAATGCCACCACCGTGTACGTCACCCACGACCAGCTTGAGGCCATGCAGATGGGCGACAAAATCGTGGTGATGAACAACGCCGTTGTCGAACAATTCGGCACCCCGCAAGAGATTTACGACAAGCCTGCCACCATGTTCGTCGCCGACTTCATCGGCTCTCCGTCCATGAACTTCCTGCATTTTGAAGGAGCAGTTTCGGAGGGCGCAAACACCGTTGATCTGAATGGACAAACCCATGGTATTCCCAAACAAATTCAAGGGGCATCGGGCGGGCTGGTGTTCGGCGTGCGCCCTGAACACATCACTATAACGGACAGCGGCAGCTACCGCGGCGAGGTGCTGGCGACGGAGTATTTGGGCACGACTCAAATCATCACGCTGGACACGCCCAACGGGGAACTGAAAGCCCGTATTGACAGCACCCAGATTGCCACGGTCGGTGAAAAAGTTGGCCTCAGTTTTGACCCCAAAACGGTCACGCTGTTCGACCCGTCACATGGCGGCGCGTTGCGCTCCGAGCTGAACAACGAGGTGCTCTCCCATGGCTGA
- a CDS encoding ABC transporter ATP-binding protein translates to MAEVVLKNLSKSFGNDVGVEGITMTIPDGAFVVLLGPTGAGKTTTLRLISGLEKADAGEVWIGGRNVANETPAQRDVAMVFQQYSLYPHLTVKDNLAFPLKSPILNTPPDEIERKVAEVADVLQISHKLHNKATELSGGEMQRVSIGRALVREPSIYLMDEPLSSLDAKLRTDLRVELKRIQAGLGATLLYVTHDQIEAMTMATHVGVLNDGKLVQFGTPREIYENPNSLYVASRLGLPRINVLPADLFGGTPDGTDTIGLRPEHILQGEGQDAEIKRVEHLGDQTRLHLDLQGHLVTTLANADTTYTPGAHIKIAPKDPLCFDTNGNRIR, encoded by the coding sequence ATGGCTGAGGTCGTTCTGAAAAACCTGTCTAAATCATTTGGTAATGATGTTGGTGTAGAAGGCATCACGATGACGATTCCCGACGGGGCTTTCGTTGTCCTCCTGGGCCCCACTGGCGCCGGCAAAACCACAACGTTGCGGCTGATCTCTGGACTTGAAAAAGCCGACGCGGGCGAGGTTTGGATCGGTGGGCGCAACGTCGCCAATGAGACGCCTGCCCAGCGCGATGTGGCGATGGTGTTCCAGCAATATTCGCTCTATCCGCATCTGACGGTGAAGGATAATTTGGCCTTCCCGTTGAAGTCACCCATCCTGAACACGCCCCCCGATGAGATAGAGCGCAAGGTGGCGGAGGTGGCGGATGTTCTGCAGATCAGCCACAAGCTCCACAACAAAGCGACAGAGCTGTCGGGCGGCGAAATGCAGCGCGTTTCCATCGGCCGTGCTTTGGTGCGTGAGCCGTCAATTTACTTGATGGATGAACCACTTAGCTCACTCGATGCGAAACTCAGAACAGACCTGCGGGTTGAATTGAAACGCATCCAGGCCGGCCTTGGTGCCACTTTGCTTTATGTGACACATGACCAGATCGAAGCCATGACTATGGCCACCCATGTGGGCGTGCTGAATGACGGGAAACTGGTGCAATTCGGCACCCCGCGCGAGATTTACGAGAACCCCAACTCGCTTTATGTCGCCAGCCGCCTTGGCCTGCCGCGCATCAATGTGCTGCCCGCTGACTTGTTTGGTGGGACGCCTGATGGCACCGATACGATTGGGCTCCGGCCGGAGCATATCTTGCAAGGCGAGGGGCAGGATGCCGAGATTAAGCGGGTAGAACATCTTGGCGATCAAACGCGACTGCATTTGGATCTGCAGGGCCACCTCGTCACCACCTTGGCCAATGCCGACACAACCTACACGCCCGGTGCACATATCAAGATTGCGCCGAAAGACCCGCTTTGCTTCGACACAAACGGCAACCGCATTCGGTGA
- a CDS encoding LacI family DNA-binding transcriptional regulator, which yields MNSENRSTPKPTSQDVAREARVSLATVDRVLNKREGVRKATVERVNEAIEKLGYVRDLSAANLARQRTYRFVFVLPDGKGQFLTGLRNSIAEAVKNALYDRISARTILISSRNHTALVKELTALDPAEIDGLAIMAHETPIVRDTIARLKKSGVAVVSLVADQPNSERDHFVGFDNRSAGRTAGRLLGRFVGDRVGKVAVVVTSMHARDMLERRLGFDTVMTEQFPNLTPLPSIEAYDDPEVAQALTRRCLQENEDVVAVYSVGASVRGIADALVEHKAPERLICIDHELTDNSRDLLEEGVLDAVINQNTGHLARSALRVMRAKCDEAPVLASQEHIRIEVLIRENLPPRV from the coding sequence ATGAACAGCGAAAACCGATCAACCCCCAAACCCACGTCGCAAGACGTCGCCCGCGAAGCGCGGGTCAGTTTGGCGACCGTTGATCGTGTCCTCAACAAGCGCGAAGGCGTGCGAAAGGCAACTGTCGAGCGGGTCAATGAGGCCATCGAAAAGCTGGGTTACGTGCGTGACTTGTCCGCTGCCAATCTGGCACGGCAACGCACCTACCGGTTTGTCTTTGTGCTGCCCGACGGCAAGGGCCAATTCCTGACAGGGCTGCGCAACTCGATTGCCGAAGCGGTCAAGAACGCGCTCTATGACCGTATCTCGGCGCGTACCATCCTAATTTCCAGCCGCAACCACACGGCTTTGGTGAAAGAGCTGACCGCGCTGGACCCGGCCGAAATTGACGGGCTGGCCATCATGGCCCACGAGACACCAATTGTGCGTGACACGATTGCCCGCCTGAAAAAGAGCGGCGTTGCGGTTGTCTCCCTCGTGGCGGACCAGCCCAATTCAGAACGGGACCATTTCGTGGGATTCGACAACCGCTCAGCTGGCCGCACCGCTGGCAGGCTGCTGGGGCGCTTTGTGGGCGACCGGGTTGGAAAAGTGGCGGTCGTGGTAACCTCCATGCATGCCCGCGACATGCTGGAACGGCGGTTGGGCTTTGACACCGTGATGACCGAGCAATTCCCGAACCTGACACCGCTGCCCAGCATCGAGGCCTATGACGACCCCGAAGTTGCGCAAGCGCTGACCCGCCGCTGTTTGCAGGAAAACGAAGATGTGGTCGCCGTCTATTCTGTCGGCGCAAGTGTACGCGGCATAGCTGATGCCTTGGTTGAACACAAAGCGCCCGAACGCCTGATCTGCATTGACCACGAGCTGACCGATAATTCCCGTGACCTCTTGGAGGAAGGTGTCCTTGACGCCGTGATCAACCAAAACACCGGCCACCTGGCTCGCAGCGCATTGCGGGTCATGCGCGCCAAATGTGACGAGGCCCCGGTTCTGGCCTCGCAAGAACATATTCGGATCGAAGTCTTAATTCGGGAGAACCTGCCGCCGCGGGTCTGA
- a CDS encoding gluconokinase, with translation MSRCFVLMGVSGCGKTSVGQALAADGFVAFFDGDDLHPKENIAKMTRGEPLDDADRGPWLAKVGQTLAQHEGPIVVGCSALKKQYRDIIRAEVKEDVHFLHLDAPKSVLVDRVANRPGHFMPSSLLDSQFAALEHLMPGESGTRIDISQSFEGVMRQSKAYLRDTLG, from the coding sequence GTGAGCCGCTGTTTCGTTTTGATGGGGGTGTCCGGCTGCGGCAAAACAAGCGTGGGGCAGGCTCTGGCGGCGGATGGATTTGTCGCGTTTTTCGACGGTGACGACCTGCATCCCAAAGAGAACATTGCCAAGATGACGCGCGGCGAGCCGCTGGACGACGCGGATCGCGGGCCATGGTTGGCCAAGGTCGGGCAGACACTTGCCCAGCATGAAGGACCGATTGTTGTTGGTTGTTCAGCCCTGAAGAAACAGTACCGCGATATTATCCGCGCTGAGGTCAAGGAGGACGTCCACTTCCTGCATCTTGATGCACCCAAATCGGTGCTGGTCGACCGGGTCGCCAATCGGCCGGGACACTTCATGCCAAGCTCGTTGTTGGATAGCCAATTTGCGGCCCTTGAACATCTCATGCCTGGCGAGAGCGGCACGCGCATAGACATATCCCAATCCTTCGAAGGAGTGATGCGGCAGTCGAAGGCATATCTGCGGGACACACTTGGATGA